The following proteins come from a genomic window of Thermoleophilaceae bacterium:
- a CDS encoding dihydrofolate reductase family protein: MELLADLFTTVDGFARGERSPAYFGYLGPELERWIDEELAKPQGLLLGRVTYELFSAMSNEGYDNRMDALPKFVVSTTLSEPLSWNARLLDSIEKVRELKSEEGPPLRCMGSLSLVRSLLANGLLDRLRLVVFPQILGETGREPFLAGLPDIDLELAEQRVLDRRLVLLDYRPLKRRA, from the coding sequence ATAGAGCTCCTCGCCGACCTCTTCACCACCGTCGACGGGTTCGCCAGGGGCGAGCGCAGCCCCGCGTACTTCGGCTACCTGGGGCCTGAGCTCGAGCGCTGGATCGATGAGGAGCTGGCCAAGCCGCAGGGTTTGCTGCTCGGCCGGGTGACCTACGAGCTGTTCTCGGCGATGTCCAACGAGGGGTATGACAACCGGATGGACGCGCTCCCGAAGTTCGTGGTGTCGACGACGCTGAGCGAGCCGCTCTCCTGGAACGCGCGGCTGCTCGATTCGATCGAGAAGGTGCGCGAGCTCAAGTCCGAAGAGGGTCCGCCGCTGCGCTGCATGGGCAGCCTTTCGCTCGTGAGGTCGCTTCTCGCAAACGGGCTGCTCGACCGCCTGCGGCTCGTGGTCTTCCCTCAGATCCTCGGCGAGACCGGGCGCGAGCCATTCCTCGCCGGGCTGCCGGACATCGACCTCGAGCTGGCCGAGCAGCGGGTCCTCGACCGACGCCTCGTGCTGCTCGACTACCGCCCGCTCAAGCGGCGAGCTTGA
- a CDS encoding endonuclease/exonuclease/phosphatase family protein encodes MARHPGIVFRALTWNLFHGRAHPPAGRPLLDEFVELLRREPWDIALLQEAPPRWFEQLCRGVGASGAIALTSRNFGSSLRGRIADWKPDLIKSNEGGSNQLLVRPPWRIADTRRLTLARFPERRRLLWARLEREGAEPLAVANLHASANRPRAAARELVRAADWCGANERLLFGGDLNLRPAEDPATFDELGSRFGLAPPTAPTAIDHLLVRGLEVIERPDWLPAERRDADPGTRLSDHGVVTGVFSMA; translated from the coding sequence GTGGCGCGTCACCCCGGCATCGTATTTCGTGCGCTCACGTGGAACCTCTTCCACGGTCGCGCCCACCCGCCAGCGGGCCGTCCGCTGCTGGACGAGTTCGTGGAGCTGCTCCGGCGTGAGCCGTGGGACATCGCGCTGCTCCAGGAGGCGCCTCCGCGCTGGTTCGAGCAGCTCTGCCGCGGCGTTGGGGCGAGCGGTGCGATCGCGCTCACCTCGCGCAACTTCGGCTCCTCGCTGCGCGGCCGGATCGCCGATTGGAAGCCGGACCTGATCAAGTCGAACGAGGGCGGGTCGAACCAGCTGCTCGTCCGGCCGCCGTGGCGCATCGCCGACACGCGGCGTCTCACGCTGGCTCGCTTCCCCGAGCGCCGCCGCCTCCTGTGGGCTCGCCTCGAGCGCGAGGGCGCGGAGCCGCTCGCCGTCGCGAACCTGCACGCGAGCGCCAACCGCCCGCGTGCCGCGGCTCGCGAGCTGGTGCGCGCCGCGGACTGGTGTGGCGCGAACGAGCGGCTGCTCTTCGGCGGGGACCTGAACCTGCGCCCTGCCGAGGACCCCGCCACCTTCGATGAGCTCGGTAGCCGCTTCGGCCTCGCACCCCCCACGGCCCCCACGGCGATAGATCATCTCCTCGTGAGGGGTCTGGAAGTGATCGAGCGGCCGGACTGGCTGCCGGCCGAGCGCCGCGACGCCGATCCGGGGACGCGCCTATCCGACCACGGGGTGGTCACCGGAGTGTTCTCCATGGCATAG
- the argF gene encoding ornithine carbamoyltransferase, with the protein MTRHFLTGEELTADELSALLDRADFLKQDRWASAQLTGRSVALVFEKPSTRTRISFEVGVRELGGNPIVLRGDEMQLSRGESPRDTALVLSRFVHAIAVRTFADELLEELAAHASVPVINMLTAGHHPCQALADLQTIRERFGTLEGLKLAYVGDGNNVAHSLMLLGAKAGMEVAVACPAELAPDPEIVARAGGVLVTQDPAEAAQGAHALYTDVWVSMGDEVEAERRRSLLGPYRLEQALLARARPDAIVLHCLPAHPGEEITEELLYGERSAVWDQAENRLHAQKALLELLVTSRPRSLPASG; encoded by the coding sequence GTGACGCGCCACTTCCTGACCGGCGAGGAGCTTACGGCTGACGAGCTCTCGGCCCTGCTCGACCGCGCCGACTTCCTCAAGCAGGACCGCTGGGCGTCCGCCCAGCTCACCGGCCGCAGCGTGGCACTCGTGTTCGAGAAGCCGTCCACGCGCACCCGCATCTCGTTCGAGGTTGGAGTGCGAGAGCTGGGCGGCAATCCGATCGTGCTGCGCGGCGACGAGATGCAGCTGTCCCGCGGCGAGTCACCGCGCGACACGGCGCTCGTGCTGTCGCGCTTCGTGCACGCGATTGCGGTGCGCACGTTCGCCGACGAGCTGCTCGAGGAGCTCGCGGCGCACGCGAGCGTGCCCGTGATCAACATGCTCACGGCGGGGCACCATCCCTGCCAAGCGCTGGCCGATCTGCAGACGATCCGCGAGCGCTTCGGCACGCTCGAGGGACTGAAGCTCGCCTACGTGGGCGACGGCAACAACGTCGCGCACTCCCTGATGCTGCTCGGCGCCAAGGCCGGGATGGAGGTGGCGGTGGCGTGCCCGGCGGAGCTCGCTCCTGATCCGGAGATCGTCGCGCGTGCCGGTGGCGTTCTCGTGACGCAGGATCCCGCCGAGGCGGCGCAGGGCGCCCATGCTCTCTACACCGACGTGTGGGTGAGCATGGGAGACGAAGTCGAAGCGGAGCGGCGGCGTTCGCTGCTCGGGCCCTACCGGCTAGAACAGGCGCTGCTCGCGCGTGCGCGCCCTGACGCCATCGTGCTGCACTGCCTGCCCGCGCATCCCGGCGAGGAGATCACCGAGGAGCTGCTGTACGGCGAGCGCTCCGCGGTATGGGACCAGGCGGAGAACCGGCTGCACGCGCAGAAGGCGCTGCTCGAGCTACTTGTCACAAGCCGCCCTCGTAGCCTTCCCGCCTCCGGATGA
- a CDS encoding plastocyanin/azurin family copper-binding protein — MRRPISLLTFSLTLLTAGCGSSGGGTGTTAPPQAADSNGGTPAGGVTKVSMHNIQFNPKTVTVKTGSTVEWVNDDSVSHDVTKTLGPGPKFQSGTGDLASGDTYKVTFHTAGTVKYECTVHPGMTGTVVVK, encoded by the coding sequence ATGAGGCGCCCGATCTCACTTCTCACGTTCTCCCTCACGCTGCTCACGGCCGGCTGCGGCTCGAGCGGCGGGGGTACCGGCACCACCGCGCCACCTCAGGCGGCCGACAGCAACGGCGGCACGCCGGCCGGCGGCGTGACAAAGGTCTCGATGCACAACATCCAGTTCAACCCGAAGACGGTGACCGTGAAGACGGGCTCGACCGTGGAGTGGGTGAACGACGATTCGGTGAGCCACGACGTGACGAAGACGCTGGGACCGGGACCCAAGTTCCAGTCCGGCACCGGCGATCTGGCGAGCGGCGATACCTACAAGGTCACGTTCCACACCGCCGGCACCGTCAAGTACGAGTGCACCGTCCACCCGGGGATGACCGGGACCGTGGTCGTCAAGTAG
- a CDS encoding ester cyclase yields the protein MSSSLEELAGRWRAAWQGPAGGFESCCTPDVAYEDPVAVVPLEGIEALEAHAQGLRRAFPDIRVEASGESIGSGNLACLTWRALGTHRGELAGLPASNRFVVLHGVHYVELDDGHVRRARGFFDVYEAAVQLGLLPAHGSFGEKALLMLRGFGYRSTST from the coding sequence GTGAGCTCGTCTCTGGAGGAGCTCGCCGGACGCTGGCGGGCAGCGTGGCAGGGCCCGGCCGGCGGCTTCGAGAGCTGCTGCACGCCGGACGTGGCATACGAGGACCCGGTGGCCGTGGTGCCGCTCGAGGGGATCGAGGCGCTCGAGGCTCACGCGCAGGGGTTGCGGAGAGCGTTCCCGGACATCCGGGTGGAGGCCTCCGGTGAGAGCATCGGAAGCGGGAACCTGGCCTGCCTCACGTGGCGCGCGCTCGGCACCCATCGCGGAGAGCTCGCGGGGCTGCCTGCGAGCAATCGCTTCGTGGTGCTTCATGGCGTGCATTACGTCGAGCTCGACGACGGCCACGTGCGCCGCGCCCGCGGCTTCTTCGACGTGTACGAGGCGGCCGTGCAGCTCGGCCTGCTGCCCGCCCACGGCAGCTTCGGCGAGAAGGCGCTGCTGATGCTCCGGGGCTTCGGCTACCGCTCGACGTCTACTTGA
- a CDS encoding thiazole synthase: MDNGNGTGRGFRIADRDFGSRLIIGTGGFRNLQSMAEAVEASGAEMATLALRRVDPSSRGSIVEVLEKAGCFLLPNTAGCFTARDAVATAQLAREAFETEWVKLEVIGDDKTLLPDPAELLSAAEQLVADGFTVLPYTNDDPILARRLEDAGCAAVMPLGSPIGSGMGIRNPYNLRLIVEHARVPVILDAGIGTASDAAIAMEMGCDGVLLASAVSRAQDPARMAHAMRLAVEAGRAALEAGRIPRRLYAEASTPMEGVPELT, from the coding sequence GTGGATAACGGAAACGGAACAGGACGGGGCTTCCGCATCGCGGATCGCGACTTCGGCTCGCGCCTCATCATCGGCACGGGTGGCTTCCGCAACCTGCAGTCGATGGCCGAGGCCGTGGAAGCATCGGGCGCGGAGATGGCCACGCTCGCTTTGCGCCGTGTGGACCCGTCGAGCCGCGGCTCGATTGTCGAGGTGCTCGAGAAAGCAGGCTGCTTCCTCCTCCCCAACACGGCCGGCTGCTTCACGGCTCGCGACGCGGTGGCCACCGCGCAGCTCGCGCGCGAGGCGTTCGAGACCGAGTGGGTGAAGCTCGAGGTGATCGGCGACGACAAGACGCTGCTGCCCGATCCGGCGGAGCTTCTGTCGGCCGCCGAGCAGCTCGTGGCCGACGGCTTCACGGTTCTCCCCTACACCAACGACGACCCGATCCTGGCGCGCCGGCTCGAGGACGCGGGCTGCGCGGCCGTGATGCCGCTCGGGTCGCCGATCGGCAGCGGCATGGGCATTCGCAACCCGTACAACCTCCGGCTGATCGTGGAACACGCGCGCGTGCCAGTGATCCTCGACGCCGGCATCGGCACCGCCTCGGACGCGGCTATCGCGATGGAGATGGGGTGCGACGGCGTGCTGCTGGCGAGCGCGGTGTCGCGGGCGCAGGACCCGGCGCGGATGGCGCACGCGATGCGGCTCGCCGTGGAGGCCGGACGCGCGGCGCTCGAAGCAGGGCGCATCCCGCGCCGCCTGTATGCGGAGGCCTCCACGCCGATGGAGGGCGTGCCGGAGCTCACGTGA
- the thiS gene encoding sulfur carrier protein ThiS, with protein sequence MNVMLNGEPRELRDGASVSDAVEASGAPPGGRGVAVAVDGEVVPRGAWATTNLNEGQRVEVLQAVQGG encoded by the coding sequence ATGAACGTCATGCTCAACGGAGAGCCGCGCGAGCTGCGCGACGGCGCGAGCGTGAGTGACGCGGTGGAGGCGAGCGGGGCCCCGCCCGGGGGCCGCGGGGTGGCGGTGGCGGTGGACGGGGAGGTTGTTCCGCGCGGAGCGTGGGCAACCACGAACTTGAACGAGGGACAGCGAGTGGAGGTGCTCCAGGCGGTGCAAGGTGGATAA
- the thiO gene encoding glycine oxidase ThiO, producing MPERSGHDVVVVGAGLIGLACAWRAGQRGLSVLVVDAHGPGAGASGVAAGMLAPVTEAEFGEEELLRLNLEAHARWQEFAPELGGELHHRREGALLVAADRDDAEALHRLHRFQRSLGLEAEWLTPSECRRREPGLSPRCGGGIYAPHEQHVDPMAVVSALVGKGLDIRTGDPVAAVDAHGVRLRSGATLAADQVVIAAGCWSGSGIDGLPDMPVRPLKGQILALRRPLDRPLTEHLIRTPRCYLLDRGDGRVVLGGTMEERGFDTQVTVEGVYRLLEAAYEVLPDVTELEFAGARAGLRPATPDNLPIIGRGEPANVIWATGHYRNGVLLTPITADAVAGLLTGGEVPAAVRPFSPERFAVGVR from the coding sequence GTGCCGGAACGCAGTGGCCACGACGTAGTCGTCGTCGGCGCGGGCCTGATCGGCCTGGCATGCGCTTGGCGAGCCGGCCAGCGGGGCCTCTCGGTGCTCGTGGTGGACGCGCACGGTCCGGGCGCCGGCGCATCGGGCGTGGCCGCCGGGATGCTCGCCCCGGTGACCGAGGCCGAGTTCGGCGAGGAGGAGCTGCTCAGGCTCAACCTCGAGGCGCACGCGCGCTGGCAGGAGTTCGCGCCGGAGCTCGGCGGGGAGCTCCATCACCGGCGCGAGGGGGCACTGCTCGTTGCGGCCGACCGCGACGATGCGGAGGCGCTCCATCGCCTCCACCGCTTCCAGCGGTCGCTCGGGCTCGAGGCAGAATGGCTGACGCCGAGCGAGTGTCGACGCCGCGAGCCCGGGCTTTCGCCGCGCTGCGGCGGTGGCATCTACGCCCCGCACGAGCAGCACGTCGACCCGATGGCCGTGGTGTCCGCGCTCGTGGGCAAGGGGCTTGACATTCGGACGGGCGACCCCGTGGCCGCGGTGGACGCGCACGGCGTACGGCTGCGCTCCGGTGCCACCCTCGCCGCCGACCAGGTGGTGATCGCAGCCGGTTGCTGGAGCGGCTCAGGCATCGACGGGCTGCCGGACATGCCCGTGCGCCCGCTCAAGGGCCAGATCCTTGCGCTGCGGAGGCCGCTCGACAGGCCGCTCACCGAGCACCTGATCCGCACGCCGCGCTGCTACCTGCTCGACCGCGGCGACGGCCGCGTGGTGCTCGGCGGGACGATGGAGGAGCGCGGCTTCGACACCCAGGTGACCGTGGAGGGCGTCTACCGGCTGCTCGAGGCGGCGTACGAGGTGCTGCCCGACGTGACCGAGCTGGAGTTCGCGGGCGCGCGCGCCGGACTGCGGCCCGCCACGCCGGACAACCTGCCGATCATCGGCCGGGGCGAGCCGGCGAACGTGATCTGGGCCACCGGCCACTACCGAAACGGCGTGCTGCTCACGCCGATTACGGCGGACGCGGTGGCAGGGCTCCTCACTGGCGGCGAGGTGCCGGCCGCGGTGCGCCCGTTCAGCCCGGAGCGCTTTGCGGTGGGTGTGCGATGA
- the thiE gene encoding thiamine phosphate synthase: protein MSIADMRRERLARARLYFVTDAAGAERALPAAFHGGVDMVQLREKSASDGAVVEAGRRLRALCDEHDALLIVNDRPDLALECGADGVHVGQDDEPLPSVRERVGAELIVGISTHSPTQVDAALESAADYLGVGPVYATPTKEGREPVGLELVRYAAGHASAKPWFAIGGIDPDNAADVAGAGATRIAVVRAIRDAEDPCAAATLLRGVEAHA from the coding sequence ATGTCCATCGCCGACATGCGACGCGAGCGCCTGGCGCGCGCCCGGCTCTACTTCGTCACCGACGCCGCGGGCGCCGAGCGCGCGCTGCCCGCCGCGTTCCACGGCGGCGTGGACATGGTGCAGCTGCGCGAGAAGTCCGCTTCTGACGGCGCGGTGGTGGAGGCGGGGCGGCGGCTCCGCGCGCTGTGCGACGAGCACGACGCGCTGCTGATCGTGAACGACCGCCCCGATCTCGCGCTCGAGTGCGGCGCCGACGGCGTGCACGTCGGCCAGGACGACGAGCCGCTGCCGAGCGTGCGCGAGCGCGTGGGAGCAGAGCTGATCGTGGGCATCTCCACCCACTCGCCGACGCAGGTGGACGCGGCGCTCGAGTCGGCCGCGGACTATCTCGGCGTCGGGCCGGTGTACGCCACTCCCACGAAGGAGGGGCGCGAGCCGGTGGGGCTCGAGCTCGTGCGATACGCCGCGGGGCACGCGAGCGCGAAGCCGTGGTTCGCCATCGGCGGCATCGATCCGGACAACGCCGCGGACGTGGCCGGCGCGGGGGCCACGCGCATCGCGGTGGTGCGCGCGATCCGCGATGCGGAGGATCCGTGCGCGGCGGCCACCCTGCTCCGGGGAGTGGAAGCACATGCCTGA
- a CDS encoding thioesterase family protein, whose protein sequence is MSDRYRSDGGPPDGAFSMLQRVRFGDLDAMQHMNNVEYLRFFETARIDYLMGILPEHNPGSRRQFGFIFAECHIAYRSPAHFGEEIRTFIWPTDLRRSSVRLEFAMRSESDGRSLAEGYGVLVGYDYAAGESRAVPDELRERLEPELVG, encoded by the coding sequence GTGAGCGATCGCTACCGGAGCGACGGCGGCCCGCCCGACGGCGCCTTCTCGATGCTGCAGCGCGTGCGCTTCGGCGACCTCGACGCGATGCAGCACATGAACAACGTGGAGTACCTGCGCTTCTTCGAGACCGCGCGGATCGACTACCTGATGGGAATCCTGCCGGAGCACAACCCGGGCAGCCGCCGGCAGTTCGGCTTCATCTTTGCGGAGTGCCACATCGCCTACCGCTCGCCCGCGCACTTCGGCGAGGAGATCCGCACCTTCATCTGGCCGACGGATCTGCGGCGCTCGAGCGTGCGCCTCGAATTCGCGATGCGCTCCGAGTCCGACGGCCGCTCGCTCGCGGAGGGCTACGGCGTGCTCGTGGGCTACGACTACGCGGCGGGCGAGTCGCGCGCGGTGCCCGACGAGCTGCGCGAAAGGTTGGAGCCTGAGCTCGTTGGATAG
- the lpdA gene encoding dihydrolipoyl dehydrogenase, protein MPESKYDCIVIGSGPGGYVTAIRAAQLGMKTAVVEKDRIGGRCLNYACIPAKAVLRAAEVWSEVGHSKNFGITVKDASVDMSGVGAHRDKVVKTLTGGVGMLLNKNKVDIIEGHGSVTDEGNVKIGGQFDGTEIEAGTVVLATGSVPKPLLGLSFGGRVLGTETGWALNELPETMAVIGAGASGSEVASAFGRLGTKVTLLEALPQILPLEDEEMAKLVARELAKQNVEVVAGANIEGAEAKDDGVELTFGGETKKYDYLCIAAGRGPDVEGLGLDEAGIKVNDKTGQVEVDERMRTSLSGVYAIGDLVPVGPALAHKASDEGVIAVEDAAGMDTHPLDYPYIPRATFCYPQVASFGLTEKQAREAGHDVVVGKIPMGAVGAPTVYGDRGGQIKIVGDKQYGELLGAHIVSVKAADLLQELVVAHDLEGGFPEVARSVHAHPTFSEVVMEAARAADGWLIHG, encoded by the coding sequence ATGCCTGAGTCGAAGTACGACTGCATCGTCATCGGGTCCGGTCCCGGCGGCTACGTGACCGCCATCCGCGCGGCACAGCTCGGGATGAAGACCGCCGTGGTGGAGAAGGACAGGATCGGTGGCCGCTGCCTCAACTACGCGTGCATCCCCGCGAAGGCGGTGCTGCGTGCCGCCGAGGTGTGGAGCGAGGTCGGGCACAGCAAGAACTTCGGCATCACCGTGAAGGACGCGTCCGTGGACATGAGCGGCGTGGGAGCTCACCGCGACAAGGTGGTGAAGACGCTCACCGGCGGCGTGGGGATGCTGCTGAACAAGAACAAGGTCGACATCATCGAAGGCCACGGATCCGTGACGGACGAGGGCAATGTGAAGATCGGCGGCCAGTTCGACGGCACCGAGATCGAGGCGGGCACGGTGGTGCTCGCCACCGGGTCCGTGCCCAAGCCGCTGCTCGGGCTCAGCTTCGGCGGGCGGGTGCTCGGCACCGAGACCGGCTGGGCATTGAACGAGCTGCCCGAGACAATGGCCGTGATCGGCGCCGGCGCGTCCGGCTCCGAGGTGGCGTCGGCCTTCGGCCGCCTGGGCACGAAGGTCACGCTCCTCGAGGCGCTGCCGCAGATCCTGCCGCTCGAGGACGAGGAGATGGCGAAGCTCGTTGCGCGGGAGCTCGCCAAGCAGAACGTGGAGGTTGTGGCCGGCGCGAACATCGAGGGCGCCGAGGCGAAGGACGACGGCGTGGAGCTCACCTTCGGCGGCGAGACCAAGAAGTACGACTACCTGTGCATCGCCGCTGGTCGCGGTCCCGATGTGGAGGGACTCGGGCTCGACGAGGCCGGCATCAAGGTGAACGACAAGACCGGCCAGGTGGAGGTGGACGAGAGGATGCGCACGTCGCTCAGCGGCGTGTACGCGATCGGCGACCTCGTGCCCGTCGGCCCCGCACTCGCCCACAAGGCCTCAGACGAGGGCGTGATCGCGGTGGAGGACGCCGCCGGCATGGACACCCACCCGCTCGACTACCCGTACATCCCGCGCGCCACCTTCTGCTACCCGCAGGTGGCCAGCTTCGGACTCACCGAGAAGCAGGCGCGCGAGGCGGGCCATGACGTGGTGGTGGGGAAGATCCCGATGGGCGCGGTGGGCGCGCCCACCGTCTACGGCGACCGCGGCGGCCAGATCAAGATCGTCGGCGACAAGCAGTACGGCGAGCTGCTCGGCGCTCACATCGTGAGTGTGAAGGCGGCCGACCTGCTGCAGGAGCTGGTGGTGGCGCACGACCTCGAGGGCGGCTTCCCGGAGGTGGCGCGCAGCGTCCACGCGCATCCGACCTTCTCGGAGGTCGTGATGGAGGCCGCGCGCGCGGCCGACGGCTGGCTGATCCACGGCTGA
- a CDS encoding FUSC family protein, whose translation MSASLARLRAAWWPVVQAAIASGLAWWITHDLLGHAQPFFAPIAAAISLSAVVGRRWRNAVQMMFGVTLGIVLAEGIVAVFGTGVLPLTGSVLIAMAAAVLLSPMPMFVNQAAASAILVVALRSGGIAGERLIDAWIGGGCALLVSLLLFPPHPLPLLSSAVRGALQQVASALTNAAEALKSGEPRDADATLGITQAVHDRLGALTQARAAARDIVRIAPLRRRNRPEIERADVRAAHVGLLANTALTLIRLTAAVLESGEPAPPRLTQELTELADGTATLARGATPVERERVREGVSAIANERPASYAPPAIAAAELQLRAAAGDLLRVMRDQDEDLTWRHSLRVRSAVRSSRPAEAARTARRAAARSGAGAFRRR comes from the coding sequence GTGAGCGCATCGCTCGCGCGCCTGCGCGCGGCTTGGTGGCCGGTGGTGCAGGCAGCGATTGCCTCCGGCCTCGCGTGGTGGATCACGCACGATCTGCTCGGGCATGCGCAGCCGTTCTTCGCGCCGATCGCCGCGGCGATCTCGCTCAGCGCAGTGGTGGGCCGCCGCTGGCGGAACGCCGTGCAGATGATGTTCGGCGTCACGCTCGGCATCGTGCTGGCCGAGGGAATCGTCGCGGTGTTCGGCACAGGGGTGCTGCCGCTCACGGGTTCCGTGCTCATCGCGATGGCGGCCGCCGTCCTGCTCAGCCCGATGCCGATGTTCGTGAACCAGGCGGCGGCGTCGGCGATCCTCGTGGTGGCCCTGCGCAGCGGCGGCATCGCCGGCGAGCGGCTGATCGACGCGTGGATCGGCGGTGGCTGCGCGCTGCTCGTGAGTCTGCTCCTCTTTCCGCCTCACCCGCTCCCACTGCTGTCGAGTGCGGTGCGCGGCGCGCTTCAGCAGGTGGCCTCCGCGCTCACCAATGCAGCCGAGGCGCTGAAGAGCGGGGAGCCGCGCGACGCCGACGCCACGCTCGGGATCACCCAGGCGGTTCACGACCGGCTGGGCGCGCTGACGCAGGCGCGCGCGGCGGCGCGCGACATCGTGCGTATCGCTCCGCTGCGCCGGCGCAACCGGCCGGAGATCGAGCGCGCCGACGTCCGCGCCGCGCATGTCGGTCTCCTGGCCAACACCGCCCTCACGCTGATCAGGCTCACCGCGGCGGTGCTCGAATCGGGAGAGCCGGCGCCGCCGCGGCTCACGCAGGAGCTCACCGAGCTCGCCGATGGCACGGCCACACTGGCGCGCGGCGCCACCCCGGTCGAGCGCGAGCGCGTGCGCGAGGGAGTGAGCGCGATCGCAAACGAGCGCCCCGCCTCCTACGCCCCGCCGGCGATAGCCGCCGCCGAGCTGCAGCTGCGGGCGGCGGCCGGCGATCTGCTGCGCGTGATGCGCGACCAGGACGAGGACCTCACCTGGCGCCACTCGCTGCGCGTGCGGAGCGCCGTTCGCTCCAGCCGGCCGGCAGAGGCTGCCAGGACAGCCCGCCGTGCGGCGGCGCGATCCGGTGCCGGTGCTTTCCGCCGGCGCTGA
- a CDS encoding 2-hydroxychromene-2-carboxylate isomerase has protein sequence MPQRPIFYFDLGSPYSYLAAERVNSLLPEVPVWQPVLLGAIFQARGYGSWSQTDEREAGMAEVERRARERGLPEIRWPDPWPGNTLTAMRAATFAQQTGRTVAFALAAFRQAFAGGRDLSEVDNVLIAAAACELHPRAVLTGIEMRSVKDRLRAATDEAIARGVTGVPSIAIGEQVFWGDDRLEEAAEAIR, from the coding sequence ATGCCCCAGCGGCCGATCTTCTACTTCGATCTCGGCTCGCCGTACTCGTATCTGGCCGCAGAGCGCGTGAACAGCCTGCTGCCCGAGGTGCCGGTGTGGCAGCCGGTGCTGCTCGGTGCGATCTTCCAGGCGCGCGGTTACGGCTCGTGGTCGCAGACCGACGAGCGCGAGGCGGGCATGGCCGAGGTGGAGAGGCGCGCGCGGGAACGCGGGCTGCCGGAGATCCGCTGGCCGGACCCGTGGCCGGGCAACACGCTCACCGCGATGCGCGCCGCCACGTTCGCGCAGCAGACCGGCCGCACCGTCGCGTTCGCGCTCGCCGCGTTCCGCCAGGCGTTCGCCGGCGGCCGCGATCTGAGCGAGGTGGACAACGTGCTGATCGCCGCGGCCGCGTGTGAGCTGCACCCGCGCGCGGTACTCACCGGGATAGAGATGCGATCGGTGAAGGACAGGCTGCGCGCCGCAACCGACGAGGCGATCGCGCGCGGTGTAACCGGTGTCCCCTCGATCGCGATCGGCGAGCAGGTCTTCTGGGGCGACGACAGGCTCGAAGAGGCGGCCGAGGCTATTCGCTAA